The sequence below is a genomic window from Deferribacterota bacterium.
TTAAAGTTGAAGGTAATTTAATGCATTTTAATGTGATTGAAATGGTGACAGAAGATATTAAAAGGAAGGAATTCAGAGTTGATTATAAAGGCCCAATTTATTTAAAAAAGATAAGTAAAGATGAGATTAATAAATATAAGACTATTATTGATGAGGAGATGGGAGAGTATAAAAACTCTATTGTTTATAAAGTAAGAGATTTTATAAAGTCAGCAGATGAAATAAGATCTATTATATCCCAATTTTTAATAGAAATTAATACGAAATTAGATAAGATTTTATTTAGTATAGACGAGAAAAAGAATAAACTAGACCTGATCACTGCAAAATCTTTAGATATAAGTGGTGGTGGAGTTTGCATCTTTTGCTTTGATAAAATTGCTGATGAAAGCTCTATATTATATATAAAATTTGGGCTCGAAGACTATCAATATTACCAAATATTTTCAGCCCTAGGAGAAGTTGTAAGTGTAAAGGAAACAAAAATGGGTTATAAATACGGTATTAAATATATATATATTGATAGAGATAGCAGAGAGTTTCTCATAAAATATGCAATAGAAAAAGAACGCTTACTTGCTCGAACATTTAAACTGTTATGAGTACAAATGTTATAATATTTATATTATTTATTATACAGATTCTATCTTTGGTAGCCTTAGTTTATTATATTTTAAAGTTTAGATTGATCGAAAAGAGAATAATAGATGTTAGTTATAATGATATCCAAGTAATTGTAGAATATCTAAAAGATTTACTAATTGAGGCTGAAAGAGTTGCTGAAAGTTTGGAGTTAGATATCAGAAAAAAAGAAGATATGATAGCAGATTTAGTTTCCCTTTTAGAGTTAAAACTTATAAGATTTGAAAATGCAGTTAGTAGTTCTTATGATGAAAATAATGTAAAGAAAAAGGTAATAAATTTCTATAAAGAAAATAGAAATCCCAATGATATTGCAAGGGAGTTAGGAATATCAAAATCTGAAGTTGAGCTAATGTTAAAATTTAATAAGGAAAAATTGTGAACGCAAGTTTAATTAGTAAATTAACTACATTTTTACAAAATTATACAACTAATACAAAAGATGCTTTATTATTAAAAATAATTGAGTCCTTAGGGGATTCTGAATATCTTATCGAAACAGCTGGCAGTAAAGTTAAGGCAAGGATTGATGGCGATGTTAAAGTAGGTGATATCATAAGGGCAAAAGTCTTAAAAAATTACCCTAGATTACATTTAGTTAAACTGAATAATTATAGCTTAAATAGTGTTAAAAAATATAGTCTTAATGAAAGCACCAGCATTAATATTGAAAGGCAGCTACTTAAATCTTTTAATGCTGAGGAGATAAAAACATTAATAGATAATAAAAAAAATGAATTATTTAATAAAATTTCAAAATTAATTAATGGTAGCGATAGTGATAATAGTTTTATAAATAATATTATAAAGAATAGTGGTGTTTCTACAAAAGAGTTATATCAACTATTGTATTATAAAACTTTTAGTATATATTTTAGTAGTCCTGAAAATAATATAGAAGATGCTTTTATAATGATAAAAAAGAAAAAGAATAAGGTATTTAAATGCAAGCTATTTCTCTATATGTCAAATTTAGGAAGGGTGTTAATTGATATTACACTGATTAATGAAAACTTTTACATATTAGTTAGATCAGATAGTGATATAGATAAAGAATTAAAGGATATAAAGATAGATAGAGGCTTTATAAGATGGAAAAAAATTCATTCAGAAGAATTTGATAAATTTAGTTATTTAAACTATTATAATATTAAAATATGAGAGGTGAAATATGCAAAGTAAAGATAAATTTAAACCGGTGCAATCAATTTATCATGTATTACAACTTATTGAAACATTTAGGGAGTCTGCTAGCTATTCAAGGGAATTAGGTGTTACCGAGTTAAGTAAGCGTTTAAGTTTACACAAGAATAATGTATTTAGACTATTAGCGACTTTACATTCAAGGGGTTATATTGAACAGAATCCAGAGACTGAAAATTATAAATTGGGGATAAATATATTTTCCTTAGGTCAAAAGTTTGCGAAAAATCTTGGATTATTAAATATAGCCAAACCTTTTATGCATGAAGCTGCTGAGAAATTAGATGAGACATTGTATATAGGCATACTGAGGGAAGGACATGCAATATATCTTGATGTTGTTGAATCAATGAAGGCAGTTCAGGTTGTCCCTAGGGTTGGTAAAGATGTTCCAGCATATTGTACGGCTATTGGTAAGATTCAACTTGCCTATGCATCTGATGAAGAGATTAATAAGATGTATATGGGGGCACGATTAAAGAAATATACAAAAAATACAATAACATCATTGCCGGAGTTGAAAAGACATCTAGATATTGTGGCAAAGAATGATTACGCTATAGATAATGAAGAGTTTGAGGAAGGCGTAGGTTGTGTAGCCGTACCAATAAAAGATTATCTGGGGATAGCAGCTGCTGGTCTGTCATTAAGTTCTCCTTCTTATAGAATGACTGAGGAAGTAATTCAGAAGGAGGTTTTACCAGTTTTAAAGAGGTATGCCAAGGAGATATCTAAAAGACTTGGATATCAGGGTTCGTAATTCTTATTATTTTTCTGATATTTATTTAAAGACTGTATAAATTTAGTTTTAAATATAAAGAAATTTAAGGAGGTGGCTTTGGGTAAAGCGTATGATCATATAGTTTCAGAGAACAAAAAATATGCTGTAGTATTTGACAAAGCTGGTCTTGCTACCCAACCAGCTAAGAAAATAGCAATTCTCACATGTATGGATGCCAGGCTTGACCCTATGAGGTTTGCAGGTTTGGAATTGGGGGATGCGCATATAATAAGGAATGCTGGGGGGCGTGCGAGCGATGATGCAATAAGATCGCTTGTGATCTCAAATAGGCTCCTTGGGACAGATCAGTGGTTTGTTATACATCATTCTGACTGTGGAATGGAATCATTTACCCAAAAAAAGATGGATGAGTTGCTGGCAGAAAATCTTAATGCCAAGCGGGCAGTTTATGGGAGATTTATGAATTGGCTTACTATAGATGACAGGAAAAAAAGTGTAATAGATGATGTGTTAAGGATTAAGGGACACCCCCTAGTACCTGATAACGTATCAGTATTTGGTTTTATATTTGATCTTAAGACAGGAGAGCTTATAGAGGTTGAAGAGGCGAGTAGGGCTGGTAAAAGTAGTGAGTAGATAAGCAGTATATATTAAAGTTGATGTTATAAACAATTATTTTTTATAGAGAGATTATCAGCTTAATCTATTATTAGTAAAAACCTACCCTTTAGATCTTATTTGATGTTTTGATAAAATTATTGAAAACCCTTTTGAAACAACCTCTTGTTGAGCTTCTAATATTTTTGTAGTCTGCTATTAATTTTGCATCACCCTCTGTTTTATAATCCATAAGAAGTGAAATTTTCTGTAATATCTTTTTATCCTTTGGTAAGATTGTAGAATTTATGTTGTTATAGCATTTACAAAGATTTTCAATTTTTTTATAAAAGGTGTAGTTTTTTTTAAGTAAATTATAATTTCTGTTATTTATTAAACCTAGCTTGAATATATTATCAATAGCTCTGTAAATTTTTGTTGTTTTTAATGAGCTATATTTATACCCGTAATAAAGCTGGAAAAATTGTACTATAAATTCAATATCTATTATGCCACCGTAGCCAGATTTAATATCATATACATTTAGATCCCTTGTTCTTTCCTTTTCTATTCTAAAACGCATATTGTATATATCGGTTATTTCATTTACTGTTAAAGACTTTTTAAAAAGTACTTTATTTTTTATATCAAAGAATTTTTTATTTAATGATATATTCACATTCAGTGGCCTACCCTTAAGTAAGGATTGTTTTTCCCATACCATAGCGTTGTTTATGTAATATTTCTCAAAGGATTCTATTGTTGTCACTAACATTCCGCTTGAGCCACTTGGCCTTAATCTCATATCTATTTTATATAAATAACCTCCAATTGTTACAGTTGATAGATATGATATTGCTTTTTGTATAACTTTAGCAAAAAATTCTTGGTTAGAAATTCTCTTTGTCCCTTTAGTAAAACCAAATCCCTCATAGATAAAAACAATATCTAAATCAGAGCCAACGCTCATTTCGTAACTACCTAGTTTTCCCATTCCTATAATTAAATATCCACAGATTTTATTATTATCTAAATAGGGCTCACCAATATTTATTTTGTAAATATTATAGGCTTTATCTAGGGCGTAAAGCAAAAAGCCTTCAGCTAATTCTGTTAAAGATTTCATAAATGTGTATATATCTATTTTTTTTGTTATATAGCTGTAAGCAACATTGAATAGTAATTCCTTATGTTTTTTTCTTAATATCTCAAACTCATATTCTTCATCACTGACATTTTTTAATATTTCTATCAATAGGTTAAGGATTTCATTTTTTTTATAATGTGGATCTTTAGGTGCATATATGTAATCTATAGAATATGTATTAATTATCAGTTTGGAAATAAAGTCATTTGTTGAAAAGATGTAGATTATTTCATTTATTATTTCTGGTTTACTTTTAAAAATATCATAAATTATATATATCTGATAGGGATTTCTAAATAACTGTTCAAAATAATTTAAAGCACTTTTTGGATCAATATTATTCTTTAATTGTTCTAAAATAAAGGCCATTAATTCTTCTATAAGTTTTTTTTCTCTGCTATTTCTAGGCCTCTTATTGGTTCCATATATTATTGACATTAATATTTTTGCACATTCTTCTGTTTGGTTAATTCCATATTTTTTTAATATCTCAGCATAGTCATTTATAGTAAATTCCTCATCAATATAAAAATTGCCTTCACCTCTATTTGTAAATATATTTTCAAATATTTTATTTATATTTTTTGTATGATTATTGTATTCATTCATAAAAGTTTCGTTTGAGTCAAATCCCAAATATTTGGAAAATTTTATAAGCTTATCTTTGTCATTTATTGGTAGAGAGTGTTTTTGTAAGCCTTCTTCTAATTGAATCATATCTTCACATCTTCTAAGAAAAAGGTATCCTTTAATTAAGACGTCACAATCTTCAGGATTTAAAATTTTATATATTTTTAGTTTATTTAATGTTTTAATAGTATTAGCATTATAAATGTTTTTATATTTTGGATAATTTAAAATTTGTAAAGCTTGAGTTATAAACTCTACTTCTCTAATACCTCCAATTCCTAATTTTACATCAACTATCTGTGTGCCTTTTAATTTTGAGCGATGATCAATCTTTGATTTGATAGTTGCTAATTCATCTATAATAGTATAATCCAAAGATTTCCGTAATATAAAAGGTTTTATAGTTTCGATAAATTTAATACCTGTTTTGAGGTTTCCTGCTGATGGTCTAGCTTTTAACAACATTAACCTTTCCCATGTTTGACCATATACCTCGTAGTATAACCCATAACTATCGATAGACATTGCTAAAGGACCCTTTTGACCATTTGGCCTAAGCCTTGTATCTATTCTAAATACAAAACCTTCATCAGTATTACTCCCAATATAATGATATACTTTTTCACTCAGTTTTAAGAAAAACTGAGATATAGGCAGGCTTCTTCGATTTGTTTTTTTAGCTATATAGCCATCATCTGTGTCGTATACAAAGATTATATCAATATCAGAATTAAAATTTAATTCTTCTCCGCCTAATTTACCTAATGAGATTATGGAATAGCCTATTTTTTTACCATTTGTCTTTAAGGGTATGCCTATATCTCTACATAATTTCTTATATCCATAAATATATGCTATATTAAGCATTACATCGGCCAAGAATGAGAGGTGTTTAGAGGTGTAGATTATGCTTTTTTTCTCAACTAATATTTCATGAGCAATTATTGAATATTCAATCATCTTATAGATTCTTAGATGCTTTAGGAGAGATGATTCATCTAAATTATATAGATTGTTGAAATATATATCTTTATATATAGCATATTTATCCCTTTTTGTGTAAAGTCTGTCTTTTATGAAATTAATATATTGTTGATTATTAGTTAACCATCTTGTAATAAAATATGAATATTTAAAAAGGTTAATAAAATTATTAATAGCAGATCCTTTTTAATTTATTAGAAAACTGCATTCCAAGGTTTCTTTCTATCTAATAATACTTTTTTTATGCTATCAAAGCAGAGCAAGGCCATATTTTTTCTTGTTTCAAAGGTAGCACTTCCAATGTGGGGTAGCAGGACAGTATTTTTTAAATTCTTAAGCTCATCAGGGATGTGAGGTTCTTTTTCATAGACATCTAAAGCTGCCCCACTAATAAATCTATTTTTAAGAGCATATATAAGATCATCTTCTTTTATTATATCACCCCTACCTACATTTATTATATAGGAGGTTTTTTTCATTTTTTGGAATTCATTAATAGTAAATCTATGAAAAGTGTCTTTAGATTTTGGTGCTGTAATAATAATAAAATCAGAATTTATTAACATATCTTCAAATGAGACAAATGTAGCATTTAATAGTTGTTCTTCATGAATTTTTCTGGTTCTTGAGTTATATATAGTATTACAACTAAATACATTTAATATTTGTGCAACTCTTTGTCCTATTCTGCCAAAGCCGAAGATGCCCACTGTTTTTTTATATAAATCATCACCTAAAAATAGTGTTGGCTGCCAACCTTTAAACTCCCCATCAATTAAATATTTATTTGCTTCTAAAACTTTTCTGGCAATATTTAACATAAGCGTAATTGCAAGCTCTGCTGTAGATTCAGTTAAAACATAGGGTGTATTTGTGACAATTATGTTTTTTTCTTTAGCGAAATCGATATCTATATTGTCATAGCCAACACCATAGTTTGCAATTATCTTTAAATTACTTGATTTTTCTAATAACTCTCTATTAAGTTTTGTTCCAATTGTGGATACAATTCCACTAACATCTTCAATGTAGTTTAATAAATCACTCTCTTTTATGGGAAAACTATTTTCATTATATATTAGATTAAAGTCATTTAGATGTTTTTTTGGATTTATTGGCAACTTTTGTGTTATAAGTATTTTCATTATAAACACGTAGCTATAAAATTATCAATTAATTTATTAGTATCTAAATTATAATCAGAATTTTCAAGAGCTTTTTTTATTGATTTATATGGTTTTTTTGTTACTAAGTTATAGCTGTCTAATTTAAAGGGGTAGGGAGGGATCATATTTTTATTGGTATCAGTTATTATAAGAACCAAGGGCCTTGTTATATCCCTTCTGTTAATTTGAAATACAACAGCCAATTCTCCACTATCAAGCAAAACAAGTGTGCCAACAGGATAGATACCCAAAGTATCAATAAAAAAATGAACATATAATTTATCAAGTTTTGTACCTGCCACATCTATTATTTTTTTAATTGCTTGTGGAGGTATTAGTGCTTCTTTGTTAGATGTTGTAGAAGTTAGATAGTCATAAAAATTCACAATAGAAACAATTTTTGCAAGTTTCGTTATGTTTTTATCTGTTAATCTAAGGGGGTAGCCTGTTCCATCAATACATTCATGATGTTGCAATACACATTTTTTTGTATCCAAAGATATATCAAGGGAATCTTTCAGTATTTCATAGCTATATATTGGGTGTTTTTTTAATAATTCCTCTTCTTTTTCTGTCAATTTGCCTTTTTTATTTAGTATACTCTCAGGTATTTTCATCTTACCAATATCGTGTAGTAATCCTCCTAGGCCGAGACAGTTAAGATTTTCAACGTCAAAGCCTATTCGTGAGCCCACAATAATGCTTAGTATACATACATTTAATGAATGAATATAAATGTATCTATTAAAATCCTTTAAGCGGATAATATTCATTAAGAGTTCAGGTTTTCTAAAATAGTAATCTATATAAGTTTTTACTACTTTTTTAAGGGGTGGTGAATCCAGGGATTTTCCAGCCCTAACATCAAGGAAAATTTTTTTGAGGATCTCCTTGTGTTCAACATGTAATTCTTTTATCCTTTTTAGTTGTAGTATTTCTTTTTTATCAATTGTTGCTTTTATTTGTGGATCTATTTTTTCTATATTTTTGTTAAGTATTTTACTATTTATGCCCATCTTTTTATTATTATCTACAAAGACATATTGTATGCCATATTTTTTAAGTATCTCTATATGTTTTGGTATGTTATTTAGAGGTTTATTAAAAAAAGGTAACTTTAACCATTTTTTATCTATTCCTCTTATAATCATACCTTCTTCGAGGTTTTCTACAGGAATTTTAATAATATCCATATTATGTTATTACCATCACTTGACTTTCTGTATATATATTTTATTATTATTATAAAATGAATATAACATTTGGGCTATAGAAAATGTATGAGTTATTTACAGATAGTGCAAGACGAGTAATTTTATATTCGAGAGAAGAAGCTGAAAAACTTCTACAGGCTCATATAGATACAGAACATTTATTGTTAGGCCTATTGCGTGAGAGATCAGGGATATATTTTGAAATATTTAACAAACATGGCATAAACATAAATATGCTTATAAGAGATATAAAAAATATGAGCGATAGAGGGCATAATTTAATGATAAAGGGGAGTATACCTTTTAGCCCTTTAGCTAAAAAATCATTAGAATATGCAATTGAAGAAGCTCATAACTTAGATCATAAATATATAAACCCAGAACATATATTGTTAGGATTATTAAAAGAAAAAAGAGGAAAAGCGGCGGCTATATTAAAAAAATTAGGGTTTGATGTAGTAAGTTTAAGAGAGGAGATAAGGGTGTATTTTATGAATACAACAAAAGTAACACCGGTGGCAACGCCTACATTGGATGAGTTTGGAAAGGATTTAACTGAGTTAGCTAAAAATAGGAAGTTAGATCCTGTAATTGGTAGAAAAAGAGAAATTGATAGATTAATTCAGATTTTATGTAGAAGGATTAAGAATAATAGCATATTAATAGGTGAGCCAGGTGTTGGAAAAACGGCAATTGTTGAAGGTTTGGCAAATAAGTTAGTATCTGACTCAATACCAGAATCATTGAAGGGGAAGAGATTAATATCCCTAGATTTAGGCACATTAGTTGCAGGTACAAAATATAGGGGACAATTTGAGGAGAGAGTAAAAAATATTCTAAAGGAGATTGAAAGCGTTGGAAATATTATAATATTTATTGATGAGATTCATGCTATTGTAGGTGCAGGTGCCGCAGAAGGCTCAATTGATGCATCTAATATGTTAAAACCTGCATTAGCAAGGGGATCTTTTCAATGTATAGGCGCAACAACACTTTCGGAATATAGAAAACATTTTGAAAAAGATGGCGCTCTTGAACGCCGTTTTCAAGTTATCACTGTTGATTCGCCGTCTAGTGAAGAAACTGTTGAGATATTAAAGGGAGTTAGAAAGTATTATGAAGATTTTCATAGGGTTATTGTACCCGATGATGTTTTAGAAGAAATAGTCTACCTTACAGATAGGTATTTAACTGATAAATTTCAACCAGATAAGAGCTTAGATGTTTTAGATGAGACAAGTTCTAAAGTTAAGCTAGATAATGATAGTACGCCATCTGATATACTAGAATTAAAAAATAAGATCTCTGAACTTAAAGAGGAGAGAGATATTTTATATAATACAAGTAATTTTGAGAAAATTGAAGAATATACAAAGGAGATTGAGAGGTGTAGTGAGCTTCTTCATGTTAGGCTAAGTGAATGGAAGATTAAAAAGAATGAGAATTGGCCTAAATTAACAAAAGAGAATATATCAAATGTTGTATCAATAATGACAAATATACCTGTTCAGAAATTGCGCTTAGAAGATAGACAAAGGGTAGCTCGCTTAGAGAAGGAGTTGTCGAAGAAAGTTATTTCTCAAAAGGAGGCAATTAGTCAAGTTTCAAAAGCAATCAGAAGAAGCTTTGCTGGATTGAATAATCCAAATAGGCCGATTGGCTCTTTTATATTTTTAGGCCCTACAGGTGTTGGGAAAACTGAACTTGCAAAAAGGGTAGCGGAACAAATATTTTGTTCGGAAAATGCGTTAGTTAGGATAGACATGTCAGAGTTTATGGAGCGTTTTAGCGTTTCAAGGCTTATTGGTGCTCCTCCAGGATATATAGGCTATGAAGAAGGTGGCAAACTAACAGAGGCTGTAAGGAGAAAACCTTATTCTGTAGTTTTGTTTGATGAAATTGAAAAAGCCCATCCAGAGGTTTTAAATATATTGTTGCAGATATTAGATGATGGTTTTATTACTGATAGTTTAGGTCATAAAGTTAATTTTAAAAATACTATAATAATTATGACTTCTAATTTAGGAACAAAGAAATCAATGCAGTCAAAGAAGGTTGGTTTTGACGCAGCAGGTGATAATACTGACGGAAAGATAGATTATAAACTTCTTAAAAATAATGCCATTAGTGAGTTGAAACAAAATTTCCAACCAGAATTTATAAATAGGGTAGATAGTATAGTTATATTTGAACCATTGAAAAAAGAAGATCTGAAGAAGATTATTGACATACAGATTAACGAAATAAACAAGAGAATAGAAAAGATTGGTAAAAAAATAATTGTTACAGAGGAAGCTAAGGATTTAATACTGCAAAAAGATTACAATTATCAGTATGGTGCAAGGCCACTGAAAAGGCTACTTCAGCAATATATTGAAGATCCACTTAGCGATAAATTAGTGGAAGGCAAATTTGCAAAGAGAAAAAATATAAAAGTTGTTGTTAGTAATGGTGAAATTAGATTTAAATAAATAATAAATTGTTTATTTCTTAAGTAAATCGCTTCAGTTTGATTTTTCCAGAGAAAATATATAATAAATTGTATGAAAGAAGTTAAGGAACTAGGAAAGACGATATATAATAAATATAAAAGTTTAATAAATATTTGAAATTATACTTTAATCTTTAAAGGGTTCTATTATTTTTTACTATTAGAGTAGTTTTTATAAATATTTTAGCAGTCTTACTTTATTGCCTATTTTGTTATAGGTTACTCTATCAAAATAATTCTTTGTAATTAAAATACCCCGCCCATATAATTTTAATTGGTCATTTTCTTTATGTAGTTCGTTTGCTAAATTTGTGTCAAAGCCTTTTCCTTCGTCTTCGATGATAATGACAAGCTTATTTTTATCTATTTTTAATTCTACAATTATCTTTCTCTCTTTTGCTTCTTTTGTTTTTAATTTTTCCTTCAAAAATTCATTGTAACAACCATTTTTTGTGTATTTATGTTTTTCTTTATTGTCTATTTCAAGGTTACCATGTTCTATAGCATTGGTTATCATTTCACAAAGGCCAACCCTTATTTTTTGAAGTTCCTTCAAATTGTAGAAATATATAAGATCTTTTGTAATTGAATAAACTATTTCATCAACCTTAAATATATTATTTGGAATTTCATATTTTAGATATGCATATTTTGGGATTGTATCGCTTATATAATAGCTAATTAATCCTCTAAATAAACAAACATCAATAATAGCTCTAAATTGAAAAATGTTGAAATTTTCATTTAGTTTATAGTAAAAAAATTTATGCTCCAAATCTAAATTTATTGAACATATTAATGCATTTTTAAATTTATTTATTACGTTATTATCTATGTGATCAATAAAAATAATAGATATATTTTTATTGATATTATTATCTGCAATTAGATTATAACAATTTATATTTTCTTCTTTAGCAAATTTCTTTAAGTTATTAATAATGTTGTTATTATTTAAACAATATGCTATATTTATCATCAGTAATATATTATAACTTATAAAATAGAGTTAGTGAAGGTGATTTATGGTGCAAAAAGAAATTTTTAGACAATATGATATAAGAGGTGTGGTGCCAACTACACTTTCAAAAGATGTTGCAAAAGAGATAGCAAATAGGTTTGCATATATAATTAGTGAACGAATTAATAATGATAATCTTACGATATCAGTAGGAAGAGATGTTAGGCTTTCTTCAACTGAATTATTTGAAGGCATCAAGGAAGGTTTGCTTGATGCAGGTTGTAATATTGTAGATCTCGGTATTTGTCCAACTCCTGTAACATATTTTAGTTCTTTTGTTTTAAATGTTGATGGTTTTATTATGATTACAGGAAGCCACAATCCGCCAGAATATAATGGTCTAAAACTAGGAATTGGTAAAACTACTATATATGGGGATGAGATAATTAATGTTTATAATAAGATTATTGAAGAAAATTATAAGGTTGCTGAAAAAAGAGGCCAGATATCTAGCTATGATATAGTATCCAAATATATAGAATGGGTGGTTAATCATTTTAGAGATATAAAGCGTAAGGTTTCTTCCTTGGAACGTGATGTAAAGGTAGTAATAGATGCTGGTAATGGAGTTGCGTCCTCTATTGCACCAAAGATATTTAAAGAACTTAAGGTTAATACTGTTGAGCTATATTGTGAAGAAGACGGACATTTTCCAAACCATCACCCAGATCCTACTGTTAGAGAAAATTTAAAAGATTTAATTAATAAGGTATTGGAAGTAAAAGCTGATTTTGGTGTTGCTTACGATGGAGATGCAGATAGGATAGGTGTAGTTTCAAATAGTGGTAATATTATATGGGGAGATATGTTATTATTGGTTTACGCAAAAGAATTACTTAAGCACTATGATAAACCTACTGTAATTGCTGATGTTAAAGCATCACAAGTGCTTTTTGATGAGTTG
It includes:
- a CDS encoding ATP-dependent Clp protease ATP-binding subunit translates to MYELFTDSARRVILYSREEAEKLLQAHIDTEHLLLGLLRERSGIYFEIFNKHGININMLIRDIKNMSDRGHNLMIKGSIPFSPLAKKSLEYAIEEAHNLDHKYINPEHILLGLLKEKRGKAAAILKKLGFDVVSLREEIRVYFMNTTKVTPVATPTLDEFGKDLTELAKNRKLDPVIGRKREIDRLIQILCRRIKNNSILIGEPGVGKTAIVEGLANKLVSDSIPESLKGKRLISLDLGTLVAGTKYRGQFEERVKNILKEIESVGNIIIFIDEIHAIVGAGAAEGSIDASNMLKPALARGSFQCIGATTLSEYRKHFEKDGALERRFQVITVDSPSSEETVEILKGVRKYYEDFHRVIVPDDVLEEIVYLTDRYLTDKFQPDKSLDVLDETSSKVKLDNDSTPSDILELKNKISELKEERDILYNTSNFEKIEEYTKEIERCSELLHVRLSEWKIKKNENWPKLTKENISNVVSIMTNIPVQKLRLEDRQRVARLEKELSKKVISQKEAISQVSKAIRRSFAGLNNPNRPIGSFIFLGPTGVGKTELAKRVAEQIFCSENALVRIDMSEFMERFSVSRLIGAPPGYIGYEEGGKLTEAVRRKPYSVVLFDEIEKAHPEVLNILLQILDDGFITDSLGHKVNFKNTIIIMTSNLGTKKSMQSKKVGFDAAGDNTDGKIDYKLLKNNAISELKQNFQPEFINRVDSIVIFEPLKKEDLKKIIDIQINEINKRIEKIGKKIIVTEEAKDLILQKDYNYQYGARPLKRLLQQYIEDPLSDKLVEGKFAKRKNIKVVVSNGEIRFK
- a CDS encoding ATP-binding protein produces the protein MINIAYCLNNNNIINNLKKFAKEENINCYNLIADNNINKNISIIFIDHIDNNVINKFKNALICSINLDLEHKFFYYKLNENFNIFQFRAIIDVCLFRGLISYYISDTIPKYAYLKYEIPNNIFKVDEIVYSITKDLIYFYNLKELQKIRVGLCEMITNAIEHGNLEIDNKEKHKYTKNGCYNEFLKEKLKTKEAKERKIIVELKIDKNKLVIIIEDEGKGFDTNLANELHKENDQLKLYGRGILITKNYFDRVTYNKIGNKVRLLKYL
- a CDS encoding phosphomannomutase/phosphoglucomutase, which produces MVQKEIFRQYDIRGVVPTTLSKDVAKEIANRFAYIISERINNDNLTISVGRDVRLSSTELFEGIKEGLLDAGCNIVDLGICPTPVTYFSSFVLNVDGFIMITGSHNPPEYNGLKLGIGKTTIYGDEIINVYNKIIEENYKVAEKRGQISSYDIVSKYIEWVVNHFRDIKRKVSSLERDVKVVIDAGNGVASSIAPKIFKELKVNTVELYCEEDGHFPNHHPDPTVRENLKDLINKVLEVKADFGVAYDGDADRIGVVSNSGNIIWGDMLLLVYAKELLKHYDKPTVIADVKASQVLFDELEKMGIKGIMWKTGHSLIKDKLKEIQAELAGEMSGHIFFADRYFGYDDAIYSSVRFLEVYVNALTSKEIEKCDDLFKDLPQVYNTPEIRIDCPEEKKFNIVEEAKNIFKEYKSDEKYKIRDIIDIDGIRVIFDNGWGLLRASNTQPVIVMRFEAKDKNSLERYRNLFENILNKLINE